The Longimicrobiales bacterium genome contains the following window.
CAGCGCGCGCAGCAGCACCTTCAGCGACGCGCGATCGGGAATCAGGAGAAAGTGCGCCGGCAGCTCTGCCGAGCCTTCCATGTGCATGGTCACGTTGACGCAGAACACGTCGTCGGTCGTGTCGCCGAAGTTGATATAGGTCGTCGCGAGCACCGCGGCGGCCATGTCGATCGCGAGCGCGGGAACGGACATGATGAGCAGCATGCCCATGAAATCCGACAGCGCATTCAGGTATGCGCCGACGATGATGTTGCCGACCTCCTTGAGCGTGGACTGCTCCAGCTCGCCGAAGCCGTCCGGGAAACCGGGATCGTCACGCCCCAGCAGCATGCCCGCCAGCCGCGACGCCGTCGGTGCCGGGAAGACCTGCACCGTGCGGCCCGTGATGTCGCCGAGAATGCGCATCAGCACGGCCGATACGACCTCGTCCGGCTCGCCGACGACCGTGCCGACGTCCTGCAGCCGCAGGATGCTGACCTCCGGCACCTCGATCGAGACACGCCGGCCGGTGAGCTGCGACAGCGCTGTCGCCGCGTGACCGGCTCCGATGTTCGCAACTTCGCGAAGTCCGTCGAGCTGCCTGGTTTGCAGGCCGCGCAGATCCATTGCGTCCTCAGATCACGCTGAGTGGATCGAGCACCAGCGCCGGCCGGCCGTCGGCCAGCAGCGTGGCACCGGAAAAGATCGGCAGTGTCCCTGCCGCCGCATCGAACGTCTTCACCAGGATCTGCTCGTGCCCGACGATCTCGTCGAAGCCGAGCGCAATCCGCCGCTGCCCCAGCTCCGCGACGATGGCAGCACGCTCGGTACGCACGTGCCGGCTTCCCAGCACGCGCGTCATGCGAACCAGCGGCAGCGCCTCCTCGCGCAGCTTCACGTATTCACCCCCCGGGGTTCGCCGCTCGATCGCGCCCTCCAGTTCGATCGCCTCGCTGATGTGCGTGAGCGGCACCGCGTACTCCTCGCCGTCGACCCGGACCAGCAGCGCGCGCGCGAGCGCGAGCGTGATCGGCAGCCGCAGCGTGAACGTCGTGCCGCGGCCGGGCTCGGTGCTCATGTCGATCGCACCGCCCAGCGCGCGCACCCTCGAAAGAACCACATCCAGGCCCACGCCCCGCCCCGACAGCTCCGTCACCTGCTCTGCCGTCGACAGGCCGGGGTGCGCCATCAGCCTGAGCAGCGCATCGTCGTCGTGCGCAGCGGCCTCCGCTTCAGCGGCGAGTCCCGCGAGGCGTGCCTTCTCGAGCACACGCTCGCGTGCGACACCGCGGCCATCGTCCTCCAGCGCGATCCGCACGCTCGCTCGCGCACGCTCCGCACGCAGCACGATGCTGCCCCGCGCCGGCTTGCCCGCCGCGACGCGCTCCGCCTCGGGCTCGATCCCGTGATCCACCGCGTTGCGCAGCAGGTGCAGCAGCGGATCCACGACATCGTCCAGGATCGAGCGATCGATCTCGATCCCCTCGCCCTGGACCCGGAAGTCGACCTCCTTCTCTGCGCGTCGCGCCGCGTCGCGCACCACGCGCGGGAACCGCTCGAACGCTTCGCCGAGCTGCACCATGCGCACCGACAGCACCGCATGCTGCAGATCCGAGAGCAGCGCGCTCAGCCGGCTGACCGCGTCCGCGCTGCCCGCGCGGTCGCCGAGCTCCTGGCGGAGCCGGCGCTCCAGCAGCGACAGCTCGCCGATGCCGTCCGCAATCTCGTCGAGACGGCGCTGGTCCACGCGGACCTGCAC
Protein-coding sequences here:
- a CDS encoding chemotaxis protein CheC, yielding MDLRGLQTRQLDGLREVANIGAGHAATALSQLTGRRVSIEVPEVSILRLQDVGTVVGEPDEVVSAVLMRILGDITGRTVQVFPAPTASRLAGMLLGRDDPGFPDGFGELEQSTLKEVGNIIVGAYLNALSDFMGMLLIMSVPALAIDMAAAVLATTYINFGDTTDDVFCVNVTMHMEGSAELPAHFLLIPDRASLKVLLRALRLV
- a CDS encoding chemotaxis protein CheW; this translates as SVERTELEAVIRGAGEVQDVVFEDATSVQPLARPGQVVTEAPRAVQVRVDQRRLDEIADGIGELSLLERRLRQELGDRAGSADAVSRLSALLSDLQHAVLSVRMVQLGEAFERFPRVVRDAARRAEKEVDFRVQGEGIEIDRSILDDVVDPLLHLLRNAVDHGIEPEAERVAAGKPARGSIVLRAERARASVRIALEDDGRGVARERVLEKARLAGLAAEAEAAAHDDDALLRLMAHPGLSTAEQVTELSGRGVGLDVVLSRVRALGGAIDMSTEPGRGTTFTLRLPITLALARALLVRVDGEEYAVPLTHISEAIELEGAIERRTPGGEYVKLREEALPLVRMTRVLGSRHVRTERAAIVAELGQRRIALGFDEIVGHEQILVKTFDAAAGTLPIFSGATLLADGRPALVLDPLSVI